The genome window TTTTCCTCGGAGGCAGTTGACCATTTCAGTGTGATGCCGTTCTGATTTTGCACCCCGGTGAAAGATGTCAGTTCAACCGGTGAAAGAGGAATGGGGACTATCACATTCAGAATAGTACGGTTAAAGTTTGTAACGGTTATATTTGAGAAAGGTTGTGGTAAAGCGCCGGGGAACAATGTATCCTGCGGAATAAATTGCAGAGTATAGGTTCCCGGTGCAAGCATTCTCACATAGTAACCACGACTGGCTGAATCTGCATATATATCAGAGTTGTCTGTATCAAGACCATTTATTTTTATATTAGTTCGTATAAGGTAATCAACAGGATGAGCCCCCGCTGAAACAAATCCGTGAATACCATACAGCGCGTTTTCAAGATAGTTCAGCAGCGAGCGCTTATTATACTCCCAGTGCGCGGGAAGCAGGGAGGCGCTTATCAGCTTGGTGTTTGATATCTCGATCGTTACTTCACGGCAGCGCATAAAGTAATTCATATAATCCTGCCTGCCTCCGGTGATGCGGTACCAGTCATAGCCGTTGGTGATGCCGTCGTTGAATCCGCGCATATAGGTAGAAGGAGAGTGTGCCTGCGCTGTATCAGCATACATGTGCGCAACAAACTGCCACCATTGGTCATCAGCAGCGCGGCGCACCCAGGTATCCCACGGATAGTTTACCACTTCTGCTCCGCCGTGAAAGTTTGCTGAAAGCACAAACTTGTTTGCTTTTGCGATATTCATCATCACGATGGTCTCGGGCTGCCAGGCGTTTCCGTCCGGATGTTCACCTGCTGCCGGATCAGGAAAGTTGCGGTTGATGTCTATATTATTATTGTTTCCTCTTCTTGCTCCGCTTACGGTGTGATTGCCTGTGCGGTAGGTGCCGTCAGGATTGGCAAGCGGGTTAATCCAGATTTCCGTCTGGTTAATCAGATTGGTAATTTTGGGATCAGTGCCGTATGAAGTCAGGAGTGAATCAATCAGACGGAGCATCAGTACATATCCGGTAATCTCATCGCCGTGCATTGAGGAAGTGTACATCAGCTGCGGTTCAGGTTCCCGTAATTGTACACTGGCTGAGATCACAACAAAATATATCTTCCGCCCCAGTATCGTATTCCCTGCATCAACAAGCCGGCAGATGGAAGGATAATTCTGAGCAAAACCCTGCATCATGGCAACATAAGCATCATACGTCGGGTATGCATCCCATGCTTCCATCCCTTCCAGAGTATTGCTCATCCGTACGTCCTTCACATCACCCGGGTGGGGCAGTTGGCGGAATGGGATGGCGAATCTTCTGAAACGCTCAAACTCTTTCTCATTAGCATAAGCCCTTACCGAATCAGCGTCGGCGTAGTCGAGTGAAATGACGGTGGTCAGTTCATCCAGCACGGCACGTCCGGGATTGGCAAAAGTGAAATACACCTCGCCATTAACGCGGAAGTACTCGCTGGTGATTTCCTGGGAAAAGAGAGAGGCGGTCAGGAGAAGGAAGAGGAAAATCTTTTTCATGATGTGTATGCCGCAGCAGAAATTGTGTTAAAATGTAAAATTAAATTTACAAAAACGGCCTGGGAAAAGCTATCAGAGCACTCGAACAGGGAGGGACGCAGTGATGGAATTTCCGGCATTCCCGGGCAGAAAAGCGGATTTTATTCTCCGGGGTTTTGAATCCGGCATGATTTCCCCTAATTTCAGACAGTATTTTTACATTTTTGGCTCAAAGTAACTGATAACGGATTAATAAAGCTATGCTGACACTGTTTTACGAATTTCTCACGGATGATGAACTGCTGCTGATTTCCTCAAAAATCAAAGAAATGGAAAAGAAAACCTCGGGAGAGATTGCCATATCCATTAAGGAGCAGAGGGGGATATTGCAGAAGGGGAAGCCGCTCAGCGCGCTGGCAGAGCAGGAGTTCCGCCGGCTGGGGATGTTCAACACAAAAGCCGCGACCGGAATTCTGATATATATAGTTCTTAAATCACGCGAGCTTTACATAATGGCCGATAAAGCAATTCACGGCAAAGCGCCGGAGGGAATCTGGGAAGAGATAAAAAACCGGCTGCTTGAGTCGATTAAAAACGGCGAGAGCTGCAGGGGTCTGCTTGATGCTGTAGAGGCCGTGGGTAAATTGTATGAAGAACATCTGCCTCCTCCTTCTGAAAACCTAAACGAGGTAAGCAACCGCGTGGTGGTAATGCCCTGATGCGGGCTGATATATATACCGGCATAGAGGCGGTCCGTTGAGCTGGAGATGCCCCCGGTGCGGGCGCATCTTCCGGTGTGCTGACCAGTATCACTCATGCCAGACCATGGCGCCGGAGCAGCATTTTGAAAACCGTCCGGAAATTCTCTATCTCACTTTTCTTCAGCTTGTTAAACTGGTTGAATCATTCGGTGAGGTCAGCATAGAAGCAACCCCCAGTGCAATAAGTTTCAGAGCAGGTGCGGGGTTTCTTTCCGTGAATGTTAAAAAGGACCGGCTTGATACGGAGTTTTATCTTGGCAGAATAGCAGAATCAGAACTCATCACAGCTCACCTTCATGTATCAGCAAACCGGATCGCACACAAAGTCACGCTTCACTCGCCGGAGGATATATCACCTGAGCTCACCTGGCTGATACGGGAGTCGTATTTGCTGGTCTCAGGCGTTCAGGCGGAGAATAAATCCGGCTCCTGACCAAGATGCTTCTTTATATATGCTTCGGTGTCGAACTTCCGCTTGCAGCCGTTATAATTCATATAGCGTATTTTGCCAAAGACCGGACGCTCGGTCCAGGCGCGGTCATGCACTCCGCCGATTGACCAGGCACACCCCACATAACCGTTAGGGTCCCGCCCGTCAAGCTGATATTTATCATTCAGCTTTATGGCAATCTTCAGTGCCTCTTCAGGGGACTCAGACCACTCCAGTATTTTCTTTGCCCAGTACATCCTCATATATCCGTGCATCTTTCCGGTGCGCACCATCTGCATCTGAGCCGCGTTCCACAGATCTTCATGGGTGGCAGCTTTTTCAAACTGCCGGAGCGAGTATATATACTCCCGTTTGTCTTTCCGGTGTGCGTTGAGCGTGGTTTTTGCCCAGTCATGGAATCCGTCAAAGGAATCATACTTCGTGTTAAAATAGCAGAAGTTGTCGGTAAGCTCCCGTCTTACGATCAGTTCTTCAAGAAAAGACTCAGTCAGCTGAGGAGCTGAATAGCGCTTTACTTCAAAGGCAACGCGCTGGGCTGAAATCTGTCCGAAGTGGAGGTATGGGCTCAGGTTAGACTGACGGTCAAGCACCGGGTCGTTGCGTTCCTCATTATATTTCTGAAGCCCTCCGGTGAGAAATCCATCCAGCACCTCATGCGCTGCATCTTCCCCCGGCTTAAGCCAGGTAACTTCCGGCACGCTTTCATCCACCTTCAGCGAGGCGTATATACTTTTCCAGTTGTTTTTTGCCGCGGGAGCCCGTTTCTTCTGAACTTCAGGCGCGGGCAGATCAGTCAGGTAGTCACCAAGCAGCCGGATTATTTTCGGCCTGATGGTATAAGCGCCGAATTCCGTTTTATCTGAGACGATCAGTGCCGGGACGATGTTATGAGCATCAACCTCGTAGAATGGTATATATATCTTTTTCGCCACATCGCGCTTCCAGACGCGTTTTATCCGGAGCGGGTCAAAGTCAGCCACCAGATACGAAACATTATGCTCGTGAATGAACTCGGGCAGAGTATCCGCCGGTGAACCCAGGAGCATATGAAACGGGATATTCAGCTCTTTCAGATGCTTTTCGGTCTCCTCAAGTCCTTTGAGCATAAAGCCATACTGCCGGCGGGTTGCCTGCAGGAACTCCGGCACCAGGGAAAAGGCGACCACCAGGGCCAGGTTGTTTTCCTGAGCAAGTTTTTGAGCAAAAAGAAGTGCCCAGTTATCGTACGCCCGCTGATCGCGGCTCATCCAGTAAAGCACCGGCCCCTTGCCCGGGGTGCCTTCCTGAAGTATTCTGAATCGGTCTGAAAGATTTTGCATAGAAAAATTAATTTGTTACGTAATAATAACAATGGAGACTTTCTGAAAGTTTGATTGCACTCGGTAAAACAGGCGATTAATGTAAAAAATGGGGGGATGGTACAAATCATTTTTCCCGCAGATTTCGCAGATTAACGCAAATGCAATGAGCATAAAATTGCACTCAGTAAAACCGGCGAATAATGTAAAGAATGGGGTGAGTGGTGTAAATTAGTTTTCCCCTCAGATTTGGCAGATCAGTGCAGAAAATAAGAAGGAGCAGCATAACGTTTCCTCAATTCAGGAGGGAAAGAAAGTGAAAGCTATGCTCCACTTAAGTGTGATCGCACATCACATCCGGCCAAATCGGCAAGATTCATATTGAATTTAACCGCGGGATTTCTTATTTATACCGGACACAAATACGGATTTTTCCCAATGTGTTCCAAATCGCTTTTTCCCCTTTATCACATCCCACCGGAGGTTCTATGAATATTGACAAGTACCGCGTTCCTTATGACGGCTCATTTAAGATAAGCAAAACAGATCCGGGCGACTCCGGAAAGTTTGAGTCCAAAGATGAGGCGGCCGAAAAGCTGAAGGAAAATGTAAAAAAAATGGCCGAACTTCAGGATAAAATGTATGCTCATGATAAATACGGACTGCTGTTAATTTTCCAGGCAATGGATGCAGCAGGAAAAGACGGCGCCATTAAGCATGTAATGAGCGGACTGAATCCTCAGGGAACCCAGGTATTTTCATTCAAGAACCCCTCAGCCGAGGAACTTGATCATGACTATCTCTGGAGGATTAATAAATCACTCCCTGAAAGAGGCAGAATAGGCATATTTAACCGCAGTCACTATGAAGAGGTGCTGGTGGTAAAAGTCCATGATCTGCAGGGTAAGCAGAAACTTCCGCCTGAAATGGTTACCAACAAAATCTGGGATCACCGCTACCGTCAGATTAAAGATTTCGAGCGCTATCTTTATGAGAATGGTATCATAACCGTGAAGTTCTTCCTGAATGTCTCCAAGTCAGAACAGAAAAAAAGATTCCTGCAGCGTCTTGACGACCCGACAAAGAACTGGAAGTTCTCCTCCTCAGATCTTAAGGAAAGAGGTTTCTGGGATGAATACCAGAAAGCTTATGAGGAATGTCTGAACGGCACCAGCACAAAATACGGCCCATGGTATGTAATTCCCGCGGACAAAAAATGGTATGCCCGCCTGCTGATTTCCGAGGTAATAACCCAGACTCTTGAAAGCTTCGAGATGGATTACCCGAAACTGAATGATGAGCAGATGAGAGCTCTTGAAGGATACCGCCAGCAGTTAATGGCTGAAAAGGATTAATTTCCGTAGCGGCAGCAGTTTTACCGGCAGGCGGAAAGCATCCGTCTGCCATACTGGAGGAAAAGGGGTGGAAGAATGTGGTGCTTTTTGCTCCGGAACTTCCGCCGGCATTTGCACGGATATATAAAGCGAAGGGAGCGGAGTTTGCTCCCTCCCGGTCGCACTGCACTTGTGTGCACTTTCAGGAGAATACAGGGAGATATGAGCCGTTTGATCTGCGGCTCTTCTGCGCCCACTTACGCAACTTCTACAAACGAAATCTCAGCCTCAAAGATGACTCCATTCAGGCATTCCTGCTCCGCACCGGGCAGTGTTATGCCGGCGGAGAATTTTATGAACGTGATGGTATATATGTGTTCACCAAAGGTCTGAATCCCTGGTGCGATGTTTACGCCCGTCAGCCGCACTGGATACGGTTCGGATACAATTTGAAAACTTCTAAATGGAGAAACGGGAGAGGAATTGTGAATGGTGAATGGTGAATGGTGAATTGTGAAACAGAATATATAAACAGTAATTTTAAAACCATCATTTGAAACAGAATAACAGATGAGTAAAGAGAATATTGTAAAAAAGAAAAGTTTCAAATTTTCTGTGAGAATCGTTAAGCTATATAAATATCTGATCGCAACTCATAAGGAATATGTTATACCGAAACAATTACTTCGCTGTGGAACATCGGTTGGGGCTCAGATTGTTGAATCAGAAAATGCACAAAGTAGGGCTGATTTCATTCACAAACTTTCTATATCACAGAAAGAAATCGATGAAACAATGTACTGGCTTGATTTACTGAAAGAAACTGATTATTTAAGTGAAACAGAACATGCCAGTATTTACGAAGATGCAAATGAAATCAAGAAATTATTAACGGCTATACTTAAGAAACTAAAATCAAATTCGAAGGACTGACCGCAGTAATTTTTTTAAAATTATCATTTGCGGTGAAAATTTCCGGTGAATTATTAAAGAATAATTCACAATTCACCATTTACAATTCACAATTGTTTTCTACATTTTCGTTATTTCGGACATCTGTTTTCTGTAGTGTGAGAAAAGGGTTGATTTGGAGATAAATCCGTCGTATTTGCCTTCGCGGGTGACGGGGATGTTCCAGACATTGTGTTTTTCAAACTTGTGAATCGCGTTCTGAACCGGTTCTGATATATCCCAGGTAACAAGCGAACGGGACATCATATCGGTCACAAACAGCGTGGAATATAAATCCTGATTAAACATGATTTCCCTGATATCATCAAGATAAACAATACCCATCAGTTTGCCGCTCTCATTCACGACCGGGAAGATGTTTCTTGTTGTGTGGGCAATCACTTCAACCAGTTCACCCAGTGATGCGTCCGGGCTGACCGGAGTAAAATTCCGCTCGATTATTTCCTCAATATTGATATTACTTACGGCAGTTACTTCCTTGTTTTCAGGATCAATTACTCCGGCTTCAGCCAGTTTTTTAGTATATATCGAATATTTTTCAAAGTAGCGGATGAAAAAGAATGATATGGCCGAGACAATCATAAGCGGAACGATGAGAGCGTATCCGCCGGTGATTTCAGCAATAAGAAAAATTGCCGTTAGCGGTGCCTGTATTACCCCGCTCAGAATGCCTGCCATGGCCACAGCAGTGAAGTTGACAACGTTCAGCTCAACCAGTCCGG of Ignavibacteriales bacterium contains these proteins:
- a CDS encoding four helix bundle protein gives rise to the protein MSKENIVKKKSFKFSVRIVKLYKYLIATHKEYVIPKQLLRCGTSVGAQIVESENAQSRADFIHKLSISQKEIDETMYWLDLLKETDYLSETEHASIYEDANEIKKLLTAILKKLKSNSKD
- a CDS encoding T9SS type A sorting domain-containing protein, which produces MKKIFLFLLLTASLFSQEITSEYFRVNGEVYFTFANPGRAVLDELTTVISLDYADADSVRAYANEKEFERFRRFAIPFRQLPHPGDVKDVRMSNTLEGMEAWDAYPTYDAYVAMMQGFAQNYPSICRLVDAGNTILGRKIYFVVISASVQLREPEPQLMYTSSMHGDEITGYVLMLRLIDSLLTSYGTDPKITNLINQTEIWINPLANPDGTYRTGNHTVSGARRGNNNNIDINRNFPDPAAGEHPDGNAWQPETIVMMNIAKANKFVLSANFHGGAEVVNYPWDTWVRRAADDQWWQFVAHMYADTAQAHSPSTYMRGFNDGITNGYDWYRITGGRQDYMNYFMRCREVTIEISNTKLISASLLPAHWEYNKRSLLNYLENALYGIHGFVSAGAHPVDYLIRTNIKINGLDTDNSDIYADSASRGYYVRMLAPGTYTLQFIPQDTLFPGALPQPFSNITVTNFNRTILNVIVPIPLSPVELTSFTGVQNQNGITLKWSTASEENNRGFEIQRTTPLPNDWVTISFISGNGTTADVSSYIYTDNAPLNGKNHYRLRQIDFDGTETFSPEIEVEFALPDEFYISDNYPNPFNPATQFTVSLPSESRVVLTLYSLSGEAVRRVDFGMRPAGLSQLNLEAAGLGSGAYFYTIRAGENTKSGKITLLK
- a CDS encoding polyphosphate kinase 2 family protein, which gives rise to MNIDKYRVPYDGSFKISKTDPGDSGKFESKDEAAEKLKENVKKMAELQDKMYAHDKYGLLLIFQAMDAAGKDGAIKHVMSGLNPQGTQVFSFKNPSAEELDHDYLWRINKSLPERGRIGIFNRSHYEEVLVVKVHDLQGKQKLPPEMVTNKIWDHRYRQIKDFERYLYENGIITVKFFLNVSKSEQKKRFLQRLDDPTKNWKFSSSDLKERGFWDEYQKAYEECLNGTSTKYGPWYVIPADKKWYARLLISEVITQTLESFEMDYPKLNDEQMRALEGYRQQLMAEKD
- a CDS encoding deoxyribodipyrimidine photo-lyase translates to MQNLSDRFRILQEGTPGKGPVLYWMSRDQRAYDNWALLFAQKLAQENNLALVVAFSLVPEFLQATRRQYGFMLKGLEETEKHLKELNIPFHMLLGSPADTLPEFIHEHNVSYLVADFDPLRIKRVWKRDVAKKIYIPFYEVDAHNIVPALIVSDKTEFGAYTIRPKIIRLLGDYLTDLPAPEVQKKRAPAAKNNWKSIYASLKVDESVPEVTWLKPGEDAAHEVLDGFLTGGLQKYNEERNDPVLDRQSNLSPYLHFGQISAQRVAFEVKRYSAPQLTESFLEELIVRRELTDNFCYFNTKYDSFDGFHDWAKTTLNAHRKDKREYIYSLRQFEKAATHEDLWNAAQMQMVRTGKMHGYMRMYWAKKILEWSESPEEALKIAIKLNDKYQLDGRDPNGYVGCAWSIGGVHDRAWTERPVFGKIRYMNYNGCKRKFDTEAYIKKHLGQEPDLFSA
- a CDS encoding TPM domain-containing protein; the protein is MLTLFYEFLTDDELLLISSKIKEMEKKTSGEIAISIKEQRGILQKGKPLSALAEQEFRRLGMFNTKAATGILIYIVLKSRELYIMADKAIHGKAPEGIWEEIKNRLLESIKNGESCRGLLDAVEAVGKLYEEHLPPPSENLNEVSNRVVVMP